Proteins from a single region of Urocitellus parryii isolate mUroPar1 chromosome 4, mUroPar1.hap1, whole genome shotgun sequence:
- the LOC113200885 gene encoding mas-related G-protein coupled receptor member X1-like, with the protein MATSSVLQLIRGSAIAFLEEDSIIKEMKTESTSISGSYKDLPSICDNNNLIEKVLTIIISLVGLTGNASVIWYLGFRMDRNAFYTYILNLAAADFLYLCFHITEVLTEVIEIILPIHIPTYGIIRTGAIIFYIAGLSMLGAISTERCLSVLWPIWYRCHRPRHTSTVMCALLWGLSMFLSTLERVCFSYFNTTEDPCKKVEFTITAWLVILFVILSGSSLALLGRMLCGSQRKPLTRLYVTILLTVLVFLFCGLPFGVRLFLLVWIQNDYNTLICLHLVSSVLSCVNSSANPIIYFFVGSYRQQVQGRNLKLVLERALLDTPEEGESGGSLPRGTLEMSGGRVEQG; encoded by the coding sequence GGGCTCCGCCATAGCGTTTTTGGAAGAGGATTCCatcatcaaagaaatgaaaacagaatccACATCAATCAGTGGAAGTTATAAGGACCTTCCTTCAATTTGTGACAATAATAATCTGATTGAAAAAGTGTTGACCATCATCATTTCCTTAGTTGGGCTGACTGGAAATGCATCTGTCATCTGGTATTTGGGTTTCCGCATGgacagaaatgcattttatacCTACATCCTAAACCTGGCTGCGGCTGACTTCCTCTATCTATGCTTCCATATCACTGAAGTCCTGACGGAAGTCATTGAAATCATCCTTCCCATCCACATCCCTACATATGGCATCATACGAACTGGGGCAATCATTTTCTACATTGCAGGCCTGAGCATGCTGGGTGCTATTAGCACTGAGCGCTGCCTGTCAGTCCTGTGGCCCATTTGGTACCGCTGCCATCGCCCAAGACACACATCCACTGTCATGTGTGCCCTGCTCTGGGGCCTTTCCATGTTTCTTAGTACCCTGGAGAGagtctgtttttcttatttcaataCAACTGAAGATCCTTGTAAAAAAGTTGAATTTACTATAACTGCATGGCTggtaattttatttgttattctcTCAGGGTCCAGCCTGGCCTTGCTGGGTAGGATGCTATGTGGATCCCAGAGGAAGCCTCTCACTAGGCTCTATGTTACCATTCTGCTCACGGTGCTGGTCTTCCTCTTCTGTGGTCTGCCGTTCGGTGTCCGTTTGTTCCTGTTAGTCTGGATTCAGAATGACTACAACACACTTATTTGCCTTCATCTTGTTTCGAGTGTTTTGTCCTGTGTTAACAGCTCTGCCAATCCCATCATTTACTTCTTTGTTGGCTCCTATAGACAGCAGGTACAGGGGCGGAACCTCAAGCTGGTGCTTGAGCGGGCTCTGCTGGACACTCCTGAGGAGGGTGAAAGTGGAGGCAGCCTTCCTCGGGGAACCCTAGAGATGTCAGGAGGCAGAGTGGAGCAGGGATGA